From Pseudomonadota bacterium:
GACCATGCTGGCGGCGCCGCCGGGATGGATCTGGATCGTCGCCGGGTTTTTGCTGTTCAGGGTATTGGATATTGTAAAACCGTGGCCGATCCGAGAGGTGGATCACAGAATTGGCGGGGGTTTCGGCATTATGCTCGACGACATTGTAGCGGGCTTTTTTAGCGCAGCGGCCATTTTGGCGGCGCGGGGTCTGCTGACATGACGGATTTTGCCAATAATGTCGAACAAAACCGTAAAAATGAAAACCATAAGCAAGTTTCCAACGCCGGCGAACCTACCTGAAAAGATTGGCAAATACGCGATCATCAATGAAGTCGGCAAGGGAAGTACCGGCACCGTATATCTTTCGCATGACCCTTATTACGGGCGAGATGTCGCGATCAAGGTTTACAACAGCGCAGCCGGGGGTGACGATACCGATGCCGACATGGCTCGCAAAATGTTTCTCAGCGAAGCCCACATGGTGGGTATGCTGCAACACCCGAATATCCTCCCTATTTACGACGCCGGCGAAGAAAACGGCCGCTACTACGTCGTTACCGAACACATCCATGGCGGGCGTACCTTGTCCGCCTACTGCAAACCCGACAACCTGCTGCGCATCGACGACGTCGTCGAGATAATTTACAAGTGCGCCAAAGCGCTGCATTACGCGCATACCCGTGGCGTTATTCATCGCGACATCAAACCCAGCAACATCATGCTGAATACGGAAAGCGATGTCCGGATCATCGACTTCGGCATCGCGCTGGTCGCCGATTCCGAGGTATCGCGGATCGAGGGCATCGCCGGATCGCCGAGTTACATGTCGCCCGAGCAGGTCCAGGGCGAGGAAATCACTTCCGTTTCGGATGTGTATTCGCTGGGCGCCATGATGTACGAAATGTTGACCGGGTTCAGGCCGTATCGCGCGAGCAGCCTGGCAAAGCTGTTGCACCAGATTGTTTATGCGACGCCGGAGCCGATCCACAAATTGCGTCCGGATATCCCGGAAGACCTCGAGCGGATCTGTACGAAGGCCATGCACAAAGATCCCGGAAAACGCTATGCCAACGGCACCAGTTTTGCCGCTGACCTGACTCGGGTATTCCAGAAACTGAGGAGCCAGCAGGCTGCCATCGATCAGCGGGAGCGTTTCGATATCTTGCGCCGGTTGCGATTTTTCCATGAATTTTCGCATTCGGAAATATGGGAAGTCCTGCGCGCCAGCGACTGGCGGGAATGGCCTGCTGACGAGGAGATTGTCCGCGAGGGCGAGGCCGACGATCGTTTCTATATCATCGTGGCCGGCAATGTGCATGTCGTGCACAATGGTGAGAAAGTCGGCATGCTCGGTGCCGGCGAGTGTTTTGGCGAGACCAGCTATGTGCAGAACGCGAAACGCACGGCGACCATCAGGTCGGATGGCGAAGTCATTGTCCTTCGGGTCAGCTCGACGCTGCTCGAGCAGGTTTCGTCTTCTACCCAGTTACGTTTCGTCAGGGTGTTCTTGCAGAATATGATCGAGCGCCTGCAGCGCTCCGGCACCGCCCAGACCTGATCCCCTGCTCATCGAACTCAATTCAGCGCTGGAATCAGCTTCCCGCGATAGTTGGCGTTGATGCTTTGATGGGTGATGGTGGTATTGGGAATGGGGTCCGTCTGTAGATCGGGGGGTTGCGGGCCGCTGGTTTACCCACTGCTAGATGAACTGCGTTCCGAATCGAGCTGTGGGTAAACCAGCGTCCCACAACGGTCGGCGTTGATGCTTGGATTGGCGATGGTGACATGCAGGCTACAGATAAACTTCGTTCCGAATCGAGCTGTGGGTAAATCAGAGTCCCACAAAAAGGTGCTGGGAGATTGCGGCCCCCGTCAACTGTTAGCTTTGATGCTTCGATGGTGGTGCTGGGGACAGGCTGCTAGTCCTTGTCGTACTCGATCAGTGCGTAAGCCGAGTGGTTGTGGATTGACTCGAAGTTTTCAGATTCGATGACGTAGGCGCGTACGCGATCATCGGC
This genomic window contains:
- a CDS encoding protein kinase produces the protein MKTISKFPTPANLPEKIGKYAIINEVGKGSTGTVYLSHDPYYGRDVAIKVYNSAAGGDDTDADMARKMFLSEAHMVGMLQHPNILPIYDAGEENGRYYVVTEHIHGGRTLSAYCKPDNLLRIDDVVEIIYKCAKALHYAHTRGVIHRDIKPSNIMLNTESDVRIIDFGIALVADSEVSRIEGIAGSPSYMSPEQVQGEEITSVSDVYSLGAMMYEMLTGFRPYRASSLAKLLHQIVYATPEPIHKLRPDIPEDLERICTKAMHKDPGKRYANGTSFAADLTRVFQKLRSQQAAIDQRERFDILRRLRFFHEFSHSEIWEVLRASDWREWPADEEIVREGEADDRFYIIVAGNVHVVHNGEKVGMLGAGECFGETSYVQNAKRTATIRSDGEVIVLRVSSTLLEQVSSSTQLRFVRVFLQNMIERLQRSGTAQT